A single region of the Streptosporangiales bacterium genome encodes:
- a CDS encoding TldD/PmbA family protein: protein MDPELLALPLSAIADAARQRARDLGASHAEVRVERVRRQRIRLRDARIEGASDSGDVGVSVRVLHDGTWGFAAGVDVDPAAAVVLAERAVEVARTSRPLNTRPVELAGEPVHEDATWVSPYEVDPFEVPTADKVEVLAERSRALLAGPGVDHVDASFLAVRESKFYADLAGTVTTQQRVRVAPELTVVAVDDAQFTDVRTLAPPAARGWEYVTGTGWDWATELAELPDHLAERAQAPPVESGSLDLVIDPSNLWLTIHESIGHGTELDRALGYEAAYAGTTFATFDKLGSLRYGSPAMHVTGDRTTEHGLATVGYDDEGVAAGSWDIVRDGVLVGYQLDRRMAALKDLGRSNGCAYADSAGHVPLQRMANVSLRHAAGGPSTAELIAGVERGLYVVGDRSWSIDMQRYNFQFTGQRVYAIRDGRLAGQVRDFAYQSRTPDFWGAMEAVGGPQTYVLGGTFQCGKGQPSQVAPVSHGCPSALFRGINVLNTGEENSA from the coding sequence ATCGACCCCGAGCTGCTCGCGCTCCCCCTCTCCGCGATCGCCGACGCCGCACGTCAGCGCGCCCGCGACCTCGGCGCGTCCCACGCCGAGGTCCGCGTCGAGCGCGTGCGCCGGCAGCGGATCAGGTTGCGCGACGCGCGGATCGAGGGCGCGTCCGACTCCGGCGACGTCGGCGTCTCGGTCCGGGTCCTCCACGACGGCACCTGGGGGTTCGCCGCGGGCGTCGACGTCGACCCCGCGGCGGCTGTCGTGCTGGCGGAGCGAGCCGTCGAGGTCGCGAGGACGAGCCGGCCGCTCAACACCAGGCCGGTCGAGCTCGCCGGCGAGCCCGTGCACGAGGACGCGACCTGGGTGTCCCCCTACGAGGTCGACCCGTTCGAGGTGCCGACCGCGGACAAGGTCGAGGTGCTTGCTGAACGCAGCCGCGCACTGCTCGCCGGGCCCGGCGTCGACCACGTCGACGCGAGCTTCCTCGCGGTGCGGGAGAGCAAGTTCTACGCCGACCTCGCCGGCACCGTCACGACGCAGCAGCGGGTCCGGGTGGCCCCCGAGCTCACCGTCGTCGCCGTCGACGACGCGCAGTTCACCGACGTTCGTACGCTCGCGCCACCGGCCGCGCGGGGGTGGGAGTACGTCACGGGCACCGGCTGGGACTGGGCCACGGAGCTGGCCGAGCTGCCGGACCATCTCGCCGAGCGGGCCCAGGCGCCGCCCGTCGAGTCCGGCAGCCTCGACCTCGTGATCGACCCGTCGAACCTGTGGCTCACGATCCACGAGTCGATCGGTCATGGCACCGAGCTCGACCGCGCGCTCGGCTACGAGGCCGCGTACGCCGGCACCACGTTCGCGACGTTCGACAAGCTCGGCTCCCTGCGCTACGGCTCCCCCGCCATGCACGTCACCGGCGACCGGACGACCGAGCACGGTCTCGCGACGGTCGGCTACGACGACGAGGGCGTGGCGGCCGGCAGCTGGGACATCGTCCGCGACGGCGTGCTCGTGGGCTACCAGCTCGATCGCCGGATGGCCGCTCTGAAGGATCTCGGCCGTTCCAACGGCTGCGCGTACGCCGACTCGGCCGGGCACGTGCCGTTGCAGCGCATGGCCAACGTGTCGTTGCGGCACGCAGCCGGCGGACCCTCGACGGCGGAGCTCATCGCGGGTGTCGAGCGCGGGCTCTACGTCGTCGGCGACAGGTCCTGGTCGATCGACATGCAGCGGTACAACTTCCAGTTCACCGGCCAACGCGTCTACGCCATCCGCGACGGGCGGCTCGCCGGGCAGGTGCGCGACTTCGCGTACCAGTCGCGCACGCCGGACTTCTGGGGGGCGATGGAGGCCGTCGGCGGGCCGCAGACCTACGTCCTCGGCGGCACGTTCCAGTGTGGAAAGGGACAACCGAGCCAGGTGGCGCCGGTGAGCCACGGGTGCCCGAGCGCACTGTTCCGCGGGATCAACGTCCTCAACACCGGCGAGGAGAACAGCGCGTGA
- a CDS encoding GntR family transcriptional regulator — protein MSSSTQRPDPPYRAIAAEIRARIMTGKLRPGDRVPSVRQIAQRWGVAVATATRVTATLRDEGLVEPRVGSGTVVSAHSSHRQPASPTAPNLATSPTPRQAGLSDQAMNRKHLLRTAITIADTEGLDAVSMRRLAAHLGVGPMSLYRHVANKDDLLIQMADRAFGEIDLPEPGPEGWRAKLELIARQQWQLCRRHLWLPRTVSFTRPLLVPSMMAHTEWTLRALDGLGLPLTTRMREALTLHALVLTVALSMADEAEAEQNTGVTLDRWSATQRTRAHELLNSGRFPLLATIPEGTARDLDRLFEYSLARHLDGFTALVRRDDAR, from the coding sequence GTGTCGTCGTCGACGCAGCGACCGGATCCGCCATACCGGGCGATCGCCGCGGAGATCCGTGCTCGGATCATGACCGGCAAACTGCGACCCGGAGATCGGGTGCCCTCCGTCCGGCAGATCGCCCAGCGATGGGGCGTTGCTGTCGCGACCGCAACCAGGGTGACCGCGACCCTCCGCGACGAGGGGCTGGTCGAACCGCGGGTCGGGTCCGGCACGGTGGTCAGCGCACACAGCAGTCACAGGCAGCCGGCCAGCCCGACCGCGCCCAACCTGGCCACGTCACCGACGCCACGGCAGGCGGGTCTCTCCGATCAGGCGATGAACCGGAAACACCTGCTGCGCACCGCGATCACGATCGCCGACACCGAGGGACTCGACGCGGTGTCGATGCGACGACTCGCGGCCCACCTCGGCGTCGGTCCGATGTCGCTGTACCGACACGTGGCGAACAAGGACGACCTGCTGATCCAGATGGCCGACAGGGCGTTCGGCGAAATCGACCTACCCGAGCCGGGCCCGGAAGGGTGGCGCGCCAAACTCGAGCTGATCGCCCGCCAGCAGTGGCAGCTGTGCCGACGACATCTCTGGCTACCCAGGACCGTCTCGTTCACCCGACCCTTGCTCGTGCCCAGCATGATGGCGCACACCGAGTGGACGCTGCGCGCACTCGACGGGCTCGGGCTGCCCCTGACCACACGGATGCGCGAAGCACTCACTCTGCATGCACTGGTCCTCACCGTTGCTCTGTCCATGGCGGATGAAGCCGAAGCGGAGCAGAACACCGGCGTCACGCTCGACCGGTGGAGCGCGACACAACGAACACGAGCGCACGAACTGCTCAACAGCGGACGATTTCCACTGCTGGCAACAATTCCAGAAGGCACGGCACGGGACCTGGACCGATTGTTCGAATACAGCCTTGCCCGTCATCTCGACGGTTTCACCGCCCTGGTGAGACGTGACGATGCAAGGTGA
- a CDS encoding SDR family oxidoreductase, with translation MGRTVLVTGGNRGIGLAIARAFADAGDTAVVTHRGGEPPDGLAGVRCDVTDTGQVDRAFAEVEERFGPVEVLVANAGVTKDQLLLRMSEDDFASVVDTNLTGTYRVTKRALRGMIRARHGRIVLVSSVVALLGSPGQSNYAASKAGLVGFARSLVRELGPRDITVNVVAPGYVETAMTADLPAERQAHYKQQIPLGRYASTGEVAAVVRWLTSDDAAYVTGAVLPVDGGLGMGH, from the coding sequence GTGGGGCGCACCGTCCTCGTCACGGGCGGCAACCGCGGCATCGGACTCGCGATCGCGCGGGCGTTCGCCGACGCGGGCGACACCGCGGTGGTGACGCATCGCGGCGGCGAGCCGCCGGACGGCCTGGCCGGCGTCCGTTGCGACGTCACCGACACCGGTCAGGTCGACAGGGCGTTCGCCGAGGTCGAGGAGCGCTTCGGCCCGGTCGAGGTGCTCGTCGCCAACGCCGGCGTCACGAAGGACCAACTGCTGCTGCGGATGTCCGAGGACGACTTCGCGTCCGTCGTCGACACCAACCTCACCGGCACCTACCGGGTGACCAAGCGCGCGTTGCGGGGGATGATCCGGGCGCGGCACGGGCGCATCGTGCTGGTCTCGTCCGTCGTCGCGCTCCTCGGTTCGCCCGGTCAGAGCAACTACGCGGCGTCCAAGGCGGGACTCGTTGGGTTCGCGCGGTCACTCGTCCGCGAGCTCGGCCCACGCGACATCACGGTCAACGTCGTGGCTCCCGGGTACGTGGAGACCGCCATGACCGCCGACCTGCCCGCGGAGCGGCAGGCACATTACAAGCAGCAGATCCCGCTCGGTCGCTACGCCTCGACCGGCGAGGTCGCGGCCGTGGTGCGGTGGCTGACCAGCGACGACGCGGCGTACGTCACCGGTGCCGTGCTGCCGGTCGACGGCGGACTGGGAATGGGGCACTGA
- the fabI gene encoding enoyl-ACP reductase FabI: protein MGILDGKTILVAGVTMDTSLGFGVARVAQEEGARVIITNFGRALSITRRIAKRLPVEPIVLELDVSDEDHLASLADRLGEHVDSLDGVMHSIAFAPQSCLGGDFLEAPWADVAVGLQVSAYSLKALTAAALPLLREGGSVVGLTFDASVAWPAYNWMGVAKAGLESTARYLARDLGPRGIRVNLVSAGPTRTLAAKSIPGFDELEAGWDGRAPLGWDNTDITPTARTCVALLSDFFPKTTGEIVHVDGGYHAMGA from the coding sequence ATGGGCATTCTGGACGGCAAGACGATCCTCGTGGCCGGGGTCACGATGGACACCTCGCTCGGCTTCGGCGTGGCGAGGGTCGCGCAGGAGGAGGGTGCGCGGGTCATCATCACGAACTTCGGCAGGGCCCTTTCGATCACGCGGCGGATCGCGAAGCGCCTGCCGGTCGAGCCGATCGTCCTCGAGCTCGACGTGTCGGACGAGGATCACCTCGCGAGCCTCGCCGACCGCCTGGGCGAGCACGTCGACTCACTCGACGGCGTCATGCACTCGATCGCGTTCGCGCCGCAGTCATGCCTCGGCGGCGACTTCCTGGAGGCGCCGTGGGCCGACGTCGCCGTCGGGCTCCAGGTGTCCGCCTACTCACTCAAGGCGCTGACGGCCGCGGCGCTGCCGCTGCTGCGCGAGGGCGGCTCCGTCGTGGGGCTGACCTTCGACGCGAGCGTCGCGTGGCCCGCCTACAACTGGATGGGCGTCGCGAAGGCCGGTCTGGAGTCGACCGCCAGGTACCTCGCGCGCGACCTCGGCCCGCGAGGCATCAGGGTCAACCTCGTGTCCGCCGGGCCTACCCGCACGCTGGCCGCCAAGAGCATCCCCGGGTTCGACGAACTCGAGGCGGGATGGGATGGGCGCGCGCCGCTCGGCTGGGACAACACCGACATCACGCCGACGGCCCGCACCTGCGTCGCGCTGCTGTCGGACTTCTTCCCGAAGACGACGGGCGAGATCGTCCACGTCGACGGCGGCTATCACGCCATGGGTGCCTGA
- a CDS encoding VOC family protein has product MTSKFTELAIDCADPHGLARFWCSVLGYEVQDEDDGVVTIGSPLVPDGKNRLGPVPPTVTFAHVPEGKTVKNRLHLDVNPTDREQDEEVRRLLDLGARHDDVGQTGDESWVCLADPEGNEFCVLAGRHP; this is encoded by the coding sequence ATGACCAGTAAGTTCACCGAGCTTGCGATCGACTGTGCCGATCCCCACGGTCTCGCCCGGTTCTGGTGCTCGGTCCTTGGCTACGAGGTGCAAGACGAAGACGACGGAGTTGTCACCATTGGCTCGCCTCTGGTGCCTGACGGCAAGAACCGCCTTGGCCCGGTGCCACCGACGGTGACATTCGCGCACGTGCCCGAGGGCAAGACCGTCAAGAACAGGCTCCACCTCGACGTCAACCCAACCGACAGGGAGCAAGACGAAGAGGTCCGTCGCCTGCTCGACCTGGGTGCTCGACACGACGACGTCGGCCAAACCGGCGACGAGAGCTGGGTCTGTCTTGCCGACCCAGAAGGGAACGAGTTCTGCGTCCTTGCGGGCCGCCACCCCTGA
- a CDS encoding MerR family DNA-binding protein translates to MVSRTAAIADGVRQLAAIDFWQEAGFTLREISELALQPSASVGSAKAVAAERIAELERIIEDATHVKAFLHHVLGRVHEELGECPQYQEHIQLRAASITGGTHRRQHQLHLQHIHHEHARRRR, encoded by the coding sequence ATGGTCAGCAGGACCGCGGCGATCGCCGACGGTGTGCGCCAGCTGGCAGCCATCGACTTCTGGCAGGAGGCCGGATTCACCCTGCGGGAGATCAGCGAGCTCGCCCTGCAGCCGTCCGCCAGCGTCGGGAGCGCAAAGGCTGTCGCAGCCGAGCGAATCGCCGAGCTGGAGCGAATCATCGAAGACGCCACCCACGTCAAGGCGTTCCTGCACCACGTGCTGGGCCGCGTCCACGAGGAGCTCGGCGAATGCCCGCAGTACCAGGAGCACATCCAGCTACGGGCGGCGAGCATCACCGGTGGCACCCACCGGCGCCAGCATCAGCTACACCTGCAGCACATCCATCACGAACACGCACGTCGGCGGCGCTGA
- a CDS encoding FCD domain-containing protein, which translates to MVAPSILALVISGCRRTDRGDHGVSHARIQETPVLLSDEAIGALKRRIVTGELAPGAWVSEGELTELLGMSKTPVREALAVLRRQGWITATPRSGYRIRSVTVREARDLLDLQSVLEPMAAAKAAIGSQRYPGELEKLAAFAVDASGHTWANSEEILAHYRFHRRLTALGNNRELDLLLADLHLKLHQAFVIARRLEPTNVPEGTDHRRIVDAIARHDPDGARRAAAEHVTAIRTWLLTALIDSDAVLDAGISAKARAAVARSRPRTTTPSERAR; encoded by the coding sequence ATGGTGGCACCATCAATCCTGGCACTGGTCATATCAGGGTGCCGTCGCACGGACCGAGGAGACCACGGGGTGAGCCACGCGCGGATCCAGGAGACGCCGGTGCTCCTGAGCGACGAGGCGATCGGCGCGCTCAAGCGCCGGATCGTCACCGGTGAGCTCGCACCGGGTGCCTGGGTGTCGGAGGGCGAGCTGACAGAGCTGCTTGGCATGAGCAAGACGCCGGTACGGGAGGCGCTCGCCGTCCTGCGCCGGCAGGGCTGGATCACCGCGACGCCGCGGTCCGGCTACCGCATCCGGTCGGTCACCGTTCGCGAGGCTCGCGACCTGCTCGACCTGCAGAGCGTGCTCGAACCCATGGCGGCGGCCAAGGCGGCCATCGGCAGCCAGCGCTATCCGGGCGAGCTGGAGAAGCTTGCCGCGTTCGCCGTCGACGCGTCCGGACATACCTGGGCGAACTCCGAGGAGATCCTCGCCCACTACCGCTTCCACCGCAGGCTCACGGCCCTCGGCAACAACCGCGAGCTCGACCTGTTGCTCGCGGACCTGCACCTGAAGCTGCACCAGGCCTTCGTGATCGCTCGCCGCCTCGAACCGACCAACGTGCCGGAGGGCACCGACCACCGGCGGATCGTCGACGCGATCGCACGTCACGACCCCGACGGCGCCAGGCGCGCCGCGGCCGAGCACGTCACCGCGATCCGCACCTGGCTGCTCACCGCGCTCATCGACAGCGACGCCGTCCTCGACGCCGGCATCTCGGCCAAGGCCAGGGCCGCGGTCGCCCGCAGCCGCCCCCGCACGACCACCCCCAGTGAGCGGGCGCGTTGA
- the serB gene encoding phosphoserine phosphatase SerB, giving the protein MEVPSPRPETDASRTLLVTLTGRDRPGLLSQVFAGVAEEGEVEVLDVEQIVIRGWIVLGILFAAPDPENGLAKRLHQVASELGVDIDLTPGTGDNDPRRSDRLHVTLLGAPLRPGAVAAIAGRTASLGANIDRILRLARYPCTAIELEVSGADAEALKAALTEEAVAQHVDVSVHPSGLQRRGKRLVVMDVDSTLIQDEVIELLAEHAGCGPRVAEITAAAMAGQLDFAESLRERVRLLAGLPESVLEDVRAQLRLTPGARTLVRTLRRLDHRIAVVSGGFTQVIAPLAAELGIDYVAANTLEVVDGRLTGELTGPLLDRAAKADLLERFAADAGVPLRQTVAIGDGANDLDMIQRAGLGVAFNAKPALRAAADTSLSLPYLDSLLFLLGIPRDEVEAADAEDQP; this is encoded by the coding sequence ATGGAGGTTCCTTCGCCCCGCCCGGAGACCGACGCGTCCCGCACCCTCCTCGTCACCCTCACCGGTCGCGACCGTCCCGGCCTGCTGTCGCAGGTGTTCGCCGGCGTCGCCGAGGAGGGCGAGGTCGAGGTCCTCGACGTCGAGCAGATCGTCATCCGCGGGTGGATCGTCCTCGGCATCCTGTTCGCCGCGCCCGACCCGGAGAACGGGCTCGCCAAGCGGCTCCATCAGGTCGCGTCCGAGCTCGGCGTCGACATCGACCTGACCCCGGGTACCGGCGACAACGATCCGCGGCGCAGCGACCGGTTGCACGTCACGCTGCTCGGCGCTCCCCTGCGCCCGGGTGCCGTGGCGGCCATCGCGGGGCGTACCGCGTCGCTCGGCGCGAACATCGACCGCATCCTGCGCCTCGCCCGCTACCCCTGCACCGCCATCGAGCTCGAGGTGTCGGGCGCGGACGCCGAGGCGCTCAAGGCGGCCCTGACCGAGGAGGCCGTCGCGCAGCACGTCGACGTCTCCGTCCACCCGTCCGGGCTGCAACGCCGCGGCAAGCGTCTCGTCGTCATGGACGTCGACTCCACACTCATCCAGGACGAGGTCATCGAGCTGCTCGCCGAGCACGCCGGCTGCGGTCCCCGCGTCGCCGAGATCACCGCGGCCGCGATGGCCGGGCAGCTCGACTTCGCGGAGTCGCTACGCGAACGCGTACGCCTGCTGGCCGGGCTGCCCGAGAGCGTCCTGGAGGACGTGCGCGCGCAGCTGCGACTCACTCCGGGAGCCCGCACACTCGTCCGCACGCTGCGCCGCCTCGACCACCGGATTGCAGTCGTGAGCGGCGGGTTCACCCAGGTCATCGCGCCGCTGGCCGCCGAGCTCGGCATCGACTACGTCGCGGCGAACACCCTCGAGGTCGTCGACGGCCGGCTCACCGGGGAGCTCACCGGACCGCTGCTCGACCGCGCCGCCAAGGCCGACCTGCTCGAACGGTTCGCCGCGGACGCCGGGGTCCCGCTGCGGCAGACCGTCGCTATCGGCGACGGCGCGAACGACCTCGACATGATCCAGCGGGCGGGCCTGGGCGTGGCCTTCAACGCCAAGCCCGCGCTCCGCGCGGCCGCCGACACGTCCCTGAGCCTGCCCTACCTCGACTCGCTGCTCTTCCTGCTCGGCATCCCGCGCGACGAGGTCGAGGCCGCCGATGCCGAGGACCAGCCCTGA
- a CDS encoding esterase-like activity of phytase family protein, whose product MPRRLTRAVVAFTATTALLLTATPSGATAEPRHVSGYGPWHARLLGEHVVGKDVVVDGTRVGELSSIDYDRRTGAYYLIADDTELAPAHFYTVRMRVSGNGVSGVRFARSTWILRTDGTVFPALSGDGTELADPESMRVDPRTRTLYWGSEGKREVAADGSAELVDPWVRQMTVGGRNLRQLATPENMRMTATEAGPRRNLVFEGLTLTADGRQVVASAEGARYEDGPIAMTGHGAVNRLTWWDRRSGRAVRQLAYPLDAIPVAPEPPSAAADNGISEILAVDRWRYLVVERSFASGAGNSIRVYEVDTRGATNVLRRTSLSSGDYAPVRKRLVLDLGAVGLEHVDNIEGVTWGPRLPTGEHSLVFVSDDNFNDVQVTQLVTVAVRPSR is encoded by the coding sequence ATGCCCCGGAGACTCACTCGGGCGGTCGTCGCCTTCACCGCGACCACCGCACTCCTGCTGACGGCAACCCCCAGCGGGGCCACGGCCGAGCCGCGCCACGTGAGTGGGTACGGGCCGTGGCACGCCAGGCTTCTCGGCGAGCACGTCGTCGGCAAGGACGTCGTGGTGGACGGGACGCGGGTGGGGGAGCTGTCGTCCATCGACTACGACCGGCGGACGGGGGCGTACTACCTGATCGCCGACGACACCGAGCTGGCGCCGGCGCACTTCTACACCGTCCGCATGCGGGTCTCGGGCAACGGTGTCAGCGGTGTCCGGTTCGCGCGGTCGACGTGGATCCTACGAACGGACGGCACGGTGTTTCCGGCGCTGTCCGGTGACGGCACCGAGCTCGCCGACCCGGAGTCGATGCGGGTCGATCCGCGGACCCGCACCCTGTACTGGGGGAGCGAGGGCAAGCGGGAGGTCGCGGCAGACGGCTCGGCGGAGCTGGTGGACCCGTGGGTGCGGCAGATGACGGTCGGAGGCAGAAACCTTCGACAGCTCGCGACGCCGGAGAACATGCGGATGACTGCGACCGAGGCCGGGCCGCGACGCAACCTGGTGTTCGAGGGGCTCACCCTGACGGCCGACGGTCGCCAGGTGGTCGCGTCGGCCGAGGGTGCGCGGTACGAGGACGGGCCGATCGCCATGACCGGGCACGGCGCGGTGAACCGCCTGACGTGGTGGGACAGGCGCAGCGGGCGTGCGGTGCGTCAGCTCGCGTATCCACTCGACGCGATACCCGTCGCGCCCGAGCCGCCGTCGGCGGCGGCCGACAACGGCATCAGCGAGATCCTCGCCGTCGACCGGTGGCGCTATCTCGTCGTGGAGCGCTCGTTCGCCAGCGGGGCCGGCAACAGCATTCGCGTCTACGAGGTCGACACCCGCGGCGCGACGAACGTGCTGCGCCGCACGTCGTTGTCGAGCGGCGACTATGCGCCGGTACGGAAGCGGCTCGTTCTCGACCTCGGCGCGGTCGGCCTCGAGCATGTCGACAACATCGAGGGCGTGACGTGGGGCCCGCGCCTGCCGACGGGCGAGCACAGCCTGGTGTTCGTGTCGGACGACAACTTCAACGACGTGCAGGTCACCCAGCTCGTGACCGTCGCCGTCCGGCCCAGCCGCTGA
- a CDS encoding TldD/PmbA family protein, which yields MTPQETVERALALSTADGCVVVADEHSHADLRWAENSLTTNGVSRSRTLTVIATVGGERGTAVGTIARGGATADQIEAVVREAEHAARTGTAADDARPLARPDDTAPAGPWDDPPAETSVRVFGSLAPQLGEAFTQASHEGRLLFGFAEHDLTSTFLGTGTGVRLRHDQPTGRLELNVKSADYARSVWTGVGTDDFSDVDAHALEAGLVTKLDWAKRRVDLPAGRYETVLPPSAVADLYVYLYASSAARDAHDGRSVFSATGGGTRIGERLGDTPFTLRSDPAAPGLRSCPFVVARSSSAADSVFDNGLPIGPVSWIDRGTLSALLQTRHTASLTDSPATFAVDNLIAEGGDDTVDTDAVVANTSRGLLLTSLWYIRPVDPRTLLFTGLTRDGVYLVEGGEVVGAVNNFRFNESPVEMLRRILEIGGTRRTLARELGDYFTRTAMPTLRVADFNMSTVSDAS from the coding sequence GTGACGCCACAGGAGACCGTCGAGCGCGCGCTCGCGCTCAGCACGGCGGACGGCTGCGTCGTCGTCGCCGACGAGCACAGCCATGCCGACCTCCGCTGGGCGGAGAACTCGCTGACGACCAACGGGGTGAGCCGTTCGCGCACCCTCACCGTCATCGCGACCGTCGGCGGCGAGCGCGGCACCGCCGTCGGCACGATCGCGCGCGGCGGCGCGACCGCCGACCAGATCGAGGCCGTCGTCCGCGAGGCCGAGCACGCCGCGCGCACCGGCACGGCCGCCGACGACGCGCGTCCACTCGCCCGCCCCGACGACACCGCGCCCGCCGGGCCGTGGGACGACCCACCCGCCGAGACGTCCGTCCGGGTGTTCGGGTCGCTGGCGCCCCAGCTCGGCGAGGCGTTCACGCAGGCGTCGCACGAGGGCAGGTTGCTCTTCGGCTTCGCGGAGCACGACCTCACCTCCACCTTCCTCGGCACGGGCACAGGCGTGCGCCTGCGCCACGACCAGCCGACCGGGCGGCTGGAGCTCAACGTCAAGTCCGCCGACTACGCGCGCTCGGTGTGGACGGGCGTCGGCACCGACGACTTCTCCGACGTCGACGCGCACGCGCTCGAGGCCGGCCTGGTCACCAAGCTCGACTGGGCGAAGCGGCGCGTCGACCTGCCCGCCGGTCGCTACGAGACCGTCCTGCCCCCGTCCGCGGTCGCCGACCTCTACGTGTACCTCTACGCGTCCTCCGCGGCCCGCGACGCGCACGACGGCCGCTCGGTGTTCTCCGCCACCGGTGGCGGCACCCGCATCGGCGAACGCCTCGGCGACACACCGTTCACCCTGCGGTCCGATCCCGCCGCTCCGGGCCTGCGGTCGTGCCCGTTCGTCGTCGCCCGCAGCTCGTCCGCCGCCGACTCCGTCTTCGACAACGGACTGCCGATCGGTCCGGTGTCGTGGATCGACCGCGGCACGCTGTCCGCCCTGCTGCAGACCCGGCACACCGCGTCGCTCACCGACAGCCCCGCCACGTTCGCCGTCGACAACCTGATCGCCGAGGGCGGCGACGACACAGTCGACACCGACGCCGTCGTCGCGAACACCTCGCGCGGCCTGCTGCTCACGAGCCTCTGGTACATCCGTCCCGTCGACCCGCGCACGCTGCTGTTCACCGGTCTCACCCGCGACGGCGTCTACCTCGTCGAAGGCGGCGAGGTCGTCGGGGCCGTGAACAACTTCCGCTTCAACGAGAGCCCCGTCGAGATGCTGCGCCGCATCCTGGAGATCGGCGGCACCCGCCGCACGCTGGCACGCGAGCTCGGCGACTACTTCACCCGCACCGCCATGCCGACCCTGCGCGTGGCCGACTTCAACATGAGCACGGTGAGCGACGCGTCCTGA
- a CDS encoding DUF222 domain-containing protein, whose amino-acid sequence MTVGDLHVVAAGALAPGAEMQRVLDAVDVAAVTHDSRLRMVGLYQRCEAALAARQQHLLGAFEYGDDPGGDHDTRGELAPLLRLSDGTVHSRLAVAESATAVFTATLGLLARGQVTYWHLRALADETQALSPGLAVAVEERVLPKAPEQSLSEFRAALRRAVMAVDPAGAQDRAAWRVRDRAAWVKPLPDGVSAFTTIMAGDTAAAAWTRVDDLARTATTGDERTLDQRRADTVADLLLGTLPGHAPPAARVEVTVSADTLLGGTEPGELHGHGPIPAPLARDIASRTGSTWRRLVFDPSTGWLRTRGEKTYRPGDWTPLLTDPIEPVPAAVPTRKPSAALDRYVKARDTRCLFPGCRRRAKTCDLDHTTRWEHGGATNTKNLHPLCRRHRVS is encoded by the coding sequence TTGACGGTGGGTGACCTGCACGTGGTCGCCGCTGGGGCCCTGGCGCCCGGTGCGGAGATGCAGCGGGTCCTGGACGCGGTCGACGTCGCCGCGGTGACGCATGACTCGCGGTTGCGGATGGTGGGGCTGTACCAGCGGTGCGAGGCCGCGCTCGCCGCGCGGCAGCAGCACCTCCTGGGCGCGTTCGAGTATGGCGATGATCCCGGTGGGGATCACGACACCCGCGGTGAGCTCGCGCCGTTGCTGCGGCTGTCGGACGGCACGGTGCATTCCCGGTTGGCGGTCGCGGAGTCCGCGACCGCGGTGTTCACCGCGACCCTCGGTCTGCTGGCGCGCGGCCAGGTCACGTACTGGCACCTGCGGGCCCTGGCCGACGAGACCCAGGCCCTGTCCCCGGGCCTGGCGGTGGCGGTGGAGGAGCGGGTGCTGCCCAAGGCGCCGGAGCAGTCGCTGAGCGAGTTCCGTGCCGCGCTGCGCCGCGCGGTGATGGCGGTCGACCCCGCCGGCGCCCAGGACCGGGCCGCGTGGCGGGTCAGGGACCGGGCGGCGTGGGTGAAGCCACTGCCCGACGGGGTGTCGGCGTTCACCACGATCATGGCCGGCGACACCGCCGCCGCCGCGTGGACCCGCGTCGACGACCTCGCCCGCACCGCCACGACAGGCGATGAGCGGACGCTGGACCAGCGGCGCGCCGACACCGTCGCCGACCTCCTCCTCGGCACCCTCCCCGGCCACGCACCACCCGCCGCGCGGGTCGAGGTCACCGTGTCCGCGGACACCCTGCTCGGCGGCACCGAGCCCGGCGAGCTGCACGGGCACGGCCCGATCCCCGCCCCACTCGCCCGAGACATCGCGTCTCGCACCGGGTCGACCTGGCGCAGGCTCGTGTTCGACCCGAGCACCGGGTGGCTGCGGACGCGCGGGGAGAAGACCTACCGCCCCGGCGACTGGACCCCGCTCCTGACCGACCCGATCGAACCCGTCCCGGCCGCGGTCCCCACCAGGAAGCCGAGCGCGGCACTGGACCGCTACGTCAAAGCCCGCGACACCCGCTGCCTGTTCCCCGGCTGCCGCCGCCGCGCCAAGACCTGCGACCTCGACCACACCACCCGCTGGGAACACGGCGGCGCCACCAACACCAAGAACCTCCACCCCCTGTGCCGCCGGCACCGTGTGTCCTGA